A single Papilio machaon chromosome 12, ilPapMach1.1, whole genome shotgun sequence DNA region contains:
- the LOC123721527 gene encoding uncharacterized protein LOC123721527 — protein sequence MFNSAVHLAYDEAREFELDALNLSTNDDEGFAAIKTNKKLEMVDKGKRNCNKPLRSCDTEDESTPIQKKTKSRKKIISSSSSSDNEDSGINSIPMPPATYVSQKDQQLPPTFKTPISLLVP from the exons ATGTTCAACTCTGCGGTCCAtttg gcATATGACGAAGCGCGTGAATTCGAATTAGATGCCCTAAATCTGTCTACAAATGATGATGAAGGTTTTGCtgctattaaaacaaataaaaaattagaaatggTAGATAAAGGAAAAAGAAACTGCAATAAACCTTTACGCTCTTGTGATACAGAAGATGAATCGACGcctatacaaaaaa aaACTAAAAGTAGAAAGAAGATAATATCATCGTCAAGTTCTTCTGATAATGAgg atagcgGAATAAATAGTATACCAATGCCACCTGCCACGTACGTGAGCCAAAAGGATCAGCAACTACcaccaacatttaaaactcctATATCATTACTTGTGCcgtaa